A window of the Campylobacter massiliensis genome harbors these coding sequences:
- the flhA gene encoding flagellar biosynthesis protein FlhA, which yields MAKQKRNILTLVAPFLEPIIRFKGLTIVGVIIAILAIIIVPLPSAVLDFFLALSISISVLIILIAVYVPKPTDLSTFPTLILIITLFRLSLNIATTRMILSEGHNGPDAVSEIISSFGQFVVGGNYVIGVIVFTILVLINFMVVTKGSTRVSEVQARFTLDAMPGKQMAIDADLNAGLIDEKTARERREAIIGEANFYGAMDGSSKFIKGDAVAGIIITIINIVGGFLIGSFQYGLDMATSAQNYTILTIGDGLVSQIPGLITSTATAIIITRASKDDENFAEGSLTQLLGEYKTLLIVGFILFIFALVPGLPTLSLGFISLLFLSMGFIMKEVKEGKINLTAKVQSASSIQGEEEGQTAPKPPKKSEEEIAREEEAKINDILKLEILELDLGYGLLKIAETDLIERIRAMRRNIAAQLGFLMPKIRIRDNLQLPPNEYRFKLKGVVIGQGEIYADKFLAMDSGLVSDNIEGIPTKEPAFGLDALWIDASVKEDAILSGYTIVDPASVISTHMSELIKQNAAELLTRQETQNLLDKLKSEYPVIVEDTLRIAPIGVIQKVLKALLKDHIPIKDMLSILEALSDIAEVSKNLDMIVEHVRTALARAITSLYVDEGGRLNFYVMEPAAQQKLIDAVQYKDGAYHLMINVSQTSAIVQALREARAKRPISEYGSMILCVEPSLRKFIADICTNFAIDITVLSFAEVVANTPFETLGTIEISNL from the coding sequence TTGGCAAAACAAAAGCGCAATATCCTAACCCTGGTCGCACCGTTTTTAGAGCCTATCATAAGGTTTAAGGGGCTCACGATCGTCGGCGTCATAATCGCCATCCTAGCGATCATCATCGTGCCGCTTCCTAGCGCGGTTTTGGACTTTTTTCTTGCGCTTTCCATCTCTATCTCGGTGCTCATCATCCTTATCGCCGTTTACGTGCCAAAGCCTACCGACCTTAGCACGTTTCCGACGCTTATTCTCATCATCACGCTTTTTAGACTCTCGCTAAACATAGCCACCACGCGCATGATTTTGAGCGAAGGGCACAACGGTCCCGATGCCGTGAGCGAGATAATCTCAAGCTTCGGGCAGTTCGTCGTAGGCGGCAACTACGTCATCGGCGTGATCGTCTTTACGATCCTAGTGCTTATAAATTTCATGGTCGTTACCAAAGGCTCGACGCGCGTGAGCGAGGTGCAGGCGAGATTTACGCTCGATGCGATGCCGGGTAAACAAATGGCGATAGACGCCGACCTAAACGCCGGTCTAATCGACGAAAAGACCGCCAGAGAGCGCCGCGAAGCCATCATCGGCGAGGCGAATTTCTACGGAGCGATGGATGGTTCGTCTAAATTTATAAAAGGCGATGCGGTCGCGGGCATCATCATCACGATCATAAACATCGTCGGCGGCTTTCTCATCGGTTCGTTTCAGTACGGCCTAGATATGGCTACCTCGGCGCAAAACTACACGATCCTAACGATCGGCGACGGTCTAGTGAGCCAGATCCCGGGCCTCATCACGTCGACGGCTACGGCGATCATCATCACTCGAGCTAGCAAGGACGATGAAAATTTCGCCGAGGGCTCGCTAACGCAGCTGCTAGGCGAATATAAAACGCTTTTAATAGTCGGCTTCATACTATTTATCTTTGCTCTAGTTCCAGGGCTTCCGACGCTATCTCTCGGATTTATCTCGCTTCTGTTTTTAAGTATGGGCTTTATAATGAAAGAGGTAAAAGAGGGCAAGATAAATTTGACCGCCAAGGTCCAAAGCGCAAGCTCTATCCAAGGCGAAGAAGAAGGGCAGACTGCACCAAAACCCCCTAAAAAAAGCGAAGAAGAAATCGCCCGCGAAGAGGAAGCTAAGATAAACGACATCTTAAAGCTTGAAATTTTAGAACTCGATCTAGGTTACGGCCTGCTAAAGATCGCCGAGACCGATCTCATCGAGCGCATACGAGCTATGCGCCGAAATATCGCCGCACAGCTTGGTTTTTTGATGCCAAAGATCCGTATCCGTGATAATCTCCAACTACCGCCCAACGAATACCGCTTCAAGCTAAAAGGCGTCGTGATCGGGCAGGGGGAAATTTACGCGGATAAATTCCTCGCGATGGATAGCGGGCTAGTTAGCGACAACATCGAAGGCATCCCGACTAAAGAGCCGGCGTTTGGCCTAGACGCGCTATGGATCGATGCGAGCGTGAAGGAGGACGCGATACTAAGCGGCTACACGATCGTAGATCCCGCAAGCGTCATCTCCACGCACATGAGCGAGCTGATAAAGCAAAACGCCGCCGAGCTCCTAACTCGCCAAGAGACGCAAAATTTGCTCGACAAGCTAAAATCTGAATACCCCGTCATCGTCGAGGATACGCTGCGTATCGCGCCTATCGGAGTGATCCAAAAGGTGCTAAAAGCGCTGCTAAAAGACCACATCCCGATAAAAGATATGCTAAGCATCCTAGAGGCGCTAAGCGACATCGCCGAGGTTAGTAAGAACCTCGATATGATCGTCGAACACGTCCGCACCGCGCTTGCTCGCGCTATCACTTCGCTTTACGTCGATGAGGGCGGGCGCTTAAATTTCTACGTGATGGAGCCCGCCGCGCAGCAAAAGCTGATCGACGCCGTGCAGTATAAAGACGGCGCGTATCACCTAATGATAAACGTCTCGCAGACGTCGGCGATCGTGCAGGCTCTGCGCGAGGCGAGGGCGAAGCGGCCGATCTCGGAGTACGGCTCGATGATACTTTGCGTGGAGCCTAGCTTGCGTAAATTTATCGCTGATATCTGTACAAATTTCGCCATAGATATCACGGTGCTTAGCTTTGCCGAAGTCGTGGCAAATACGCCGTTTGAGACGCTAGGCACGATAGAAATATCAAATTTGTAA
- a CDS encoding DHH family phosphoesterase translates to MTIHHLSHTDLDGYGAQVITNHYFKNVKFYNSNYGKEIDEKFDQILAQISDKNAVQTQSNLSGEQNVNSQNVPENRGEGEAAKNDEKALILITDLNLTVEQCEAYEKALANKNAKILLLDHHQSGAECASKFSWYFLDSSRCATKITHDFFSKIYGVDASLNHFSDVVNAVDIWLKDDVNFEMGKVGLGLVANAKEINKTMFEAENSRYLFYLIKRAREFFDAGDDYVGLDEAIFGFKKDFFKEDKNDTLSNLISAFVVKKLSEEKEKFSIKYNDLNGILTYNIGNTSVIGNDFLVANPDIDFFIDVTSKKTLSFRANGKVDVSQMAKNLVGGGGHVNASGGLFAGFKDSFSYENVKAQITDLITKKTILQG, encoded by the coding sequence ATGACCATCCACCACCTTTCGCACACCGATCTGGACGGATACGGCGCGCAGGTAATAACGAATCACTATTTTAAAAACGTTAAATTTTATAACTCAAACTACGGCAAGGAGATCGACGAGAAATTTGATCAAATTTTGGCTCAAATTTCTGATAAAAACGCAGTCCAGACGCAGTCAAATTTAAGCGGCGAGCAAAATGTTAACTCGCAAAACGTGCCCGAAAATCGCGGCGAGGGCGAAGCGGCTAAAAATGACGAAAAAGCGCTCATCCTGATAACGGATCTAAATTTGACCGTGGAGCAGTGCGAAGCCTACGAAAAGGCGCTCGCAAATAAAAACGCTAAAATTTTGCTCCTTGATCACCACCAAAGCGGAGCCGAGTGCGCGAGCAAATTTAGCTGGTATTTTTTAGATAGCTCAAGGTGCGCGACTAAGATTACGCATGATTTTTTCTCTAAAATTTACGGTGTCGATGCGAGCCTAAATCACTTTAGCGACGTCGTAAATGCGGTCGATATCTGGCTAAAAGACGATGTAAATTTTGAAATGGGCAAGGTCGGACTCGGACTCGTCGCAAACGCAAAAGAGATAAACAAAACGATGTTTGAGGCTGAAAATTCGCGCTATCTTTTTTATCTAATCAAACGAGCGCGGGAGTTTTTTGACGCGGGAGACGACTACGTCGGGCTTGACGAGGCGATTTTCGGATTTAAAAAGGATTTTTTCAAAGAGGATAAAAACGATACGCTAAGCAATCTGATCTCAGCATTCGTCGTAAAAAAACTAAGCGAGGAAAAAGAGAAATTTAGCATAAAATATAACGACCTTAACGGCATTTTGACCTACAATATCGGTAACACCTCGGTTATCGGTAATGATTTTTTAGTCGCGAATCCCGATATTGATTTTTTCATCGACGTTACGAGCAAAAAGACGCTGAGCTTTCGCGCTAACGGCAAAGTAGACGTCAGCCAGATGGCTAAAAATTTAGTCGGCGGCGGTGGGCACGTGAACGCTAGCGGCGGGCTTTTTGCGGGCTTTAAGGATAGCTTTAGCTATGAAAACGTAAAAGCGCAGATAACCGACCTAATAACCAAAAAAACGATTTTACAAGGATAG
- the cmoB gene encoding tRNA 5-methoxyuridine(34)/uridine 5-oxyacetic acid(34) synthase CmoB: MSLEAARAAKARELAGKTYAPLIREVEELAAKFKGREFELKFDDIVEINANLNPAQREETLQTALNLRSWRKGPFKIDDILIDSEWRSFVKFNLLEPHMDLADKVVGDIGCNNGYYLFRMLPQRPKKLIGFDPGVMSFLQFKFIDAFARSGIEYELLGVEHLPHYGVKFDVLFCLGVLYHRSDPVRTLKELKGALNAGGELFLDTMYLDMQGDFALSPKNTYSKIPNIYFVPTISALLNWCERANFKDAQILATKPTDEREQRKTEWILGQSLGDFLDPADPARTVEGYPAPKRVYLKLSV; this comes from the coding sequence ATGAGCTTAGAAGCGGCTAGAGCAGCGAAGGCTAGGGAGCTGGCGGGCAAAACCTACGCGCCTTTGATACGCGAGGTAGAGGAGCTAGCGGCTAAATTTAAGGGGCGCGAATTTGAGCTTAAATTTGACGATATAGTCGAGATAAATGCAAATTTAAACCCCGCCCAGCGCGAAGAGACGCTGCAAACAGCGCTAAATTTACGCTCGTGGCGCAAGGGGCCGTTTAAGATAGACGATATCTTGATAGACAGCGAGTGGAGGAGTTTTGTCAAATTTAACCTGCTCGAGCCGCACATGGATCTAGCAGACAAGGTCGTGGGCGATATCGGCTGCAACAACGGCTACTATCTCTTCCGCATGTTGCCGCAGCGTCCAAAAAAGCTGATCGGTTTTGATCCCGGCGTGATGAGTTTTTTGCAGTTTAAATTTATCGACGCGTTTGCGCGCTCGGGCATAGAGTACGAGCTACTAGGCGTCGAGCATCTGCCGCACTACGGCGTCAAATTTGACGTGCTCTTTTGTCTTGGCGTACTCTATCACAGAAGCGATCCGGTGCGTACGCTAAAAGAGCTAAAAGGCGCGCTAAATGCGGGCGGCGAGCTATTTTTGGACACGATGTATCTTGATATGCAGGGCGATTTTGCCTTGAGCCCTAAAAATACATACTCAAAGATACCAAATATCTACTTTGTGCCGACTATTAGCGCGCTTTTAAACTGGTGCGAGAGGGCAAATTTTAAAGATGCGCAAATTTTAGCCACAAAGCCGACGGACGAGCGCGAGCAGCGAAAAACCGAGTGGATCTTGGGTCAGAGTTTGGGCGATTTCCTCGATCCCGCAGACCCTGCGCGCACGGTCGAGGGCTATCCCGCGCCAAAACGGGTCTATCTAAAACTAAGCGTATAA
- a CDS encoding PaaI family thioesterase yields MDENIYDDNSSDGVVLPEDENPFRNELKTSPNIKIGLSGAVTQLEPNHAKTRFFATSDMVADSEGLIHSGFVFSAASYAAMAAVNETFSVVIGAKIHFFAPTKLNEAIEFDARSHFNESKKREVRVTGTTNDIKVFEGTFQVVILEDHIFKIYKTNLQKQAAQRRNEEKRKEEAKQNA; encoded by the coding sequence ATGGACGAAAATATCTACGACGACAACAGTAGCGACGGGGTTGTTCTGCCAGAGGACGAAAATCCGTTTCGCAACGAACTAAAAACCTCGCCGAATATAAAAATCGGTCTTAGCGGCGCCGTGACGCAGCTCGAGCCAAATCACGCTAAAACGCGCTTTTTCGCCACTAGCGACATGGTTGCCGATAGCGAGGGGCTTATACACAGCGGGTTTGTTTTCTCTGCGGCTAGCTACGCGGCGATGGCGGCGGTCAATGAGACTTTTAGCGTCGTTATCGGCGCCAAGATACATTTTTTCGCTCCAACCAAGCTAAACGAAGCGATCGAATTCGACGCACGCTCACACTTTAACGAGAGCAAGAAGCGCGAGGTGCGAGTAACTGGTACGACGAACGACATAAAGGTGTTTGAGGGGACTTTTCAGGTCGTGATTTTAGAGGATCATATCTTTAAAATTTACAAAACCAACCTGCAAAAACAAGCCGCGCAAAGACGAAACGAAGAAAAACGCAAAGAAGAGGCAAAGCAAAACGCATAA
- a CDS encoding MBL fold metallo-hydrolase yields MKIFSKPCGDYQTNCYVVSKNGREIIIDPGQDSYDFVVKNSHAPLTILNTHGHSDHVLDNVSLKNFFNIPVYIHNSDNFMLHEDLWDAGQQPMYDAICVGGAKFEDVKFNIEDFEIEFMHFPGHTPGCCMVRVDDVIFSGDFLFRGSIGRYDFPFSNAEDMRQSLLKCKKMQGDFILYPGHGDKTTLKAEQANLDFWIDMIGKEMRF; encoded by the coding sequence GTGAAAATTTTTTCAAAACCATGCGGAGATTATCAAACCAACTGCTACGTAGTATCCAAAAATGGGCGCGAGATTATTATTGATCCAGGTCAAGATTCATATGACTTTGTCGTAAAAAATTCACACGCGCCGCTCACTATTTTAAACACTCACGGACACTCCGATCACGTTCTTGACAATGTTAGCTTAAAAAATTTTTTTAATATCCCGGTATATATCCATAATAGCGATAATTTCATGCTTCACGAAGACCTTTGGGACGCCGGACAGCAGCCGATGTATGATGCGATCTGCGTAGGCGGAGCGAAATTTGAGGACGTTAAATTTAACATAGAGGACTTTGAGATCGAGTTTATGCACTTTCCTGGGCATACGCCGGGATGCTGTATGGTGCGTGTTGACGACGTCATTTTTAGCGGAGATTTTTTATTTAGAGGCTCGATCGGACGCTATGATTTTCCGTTTTCAAATGCCGAGGATATGCGCCAAAGCTTGCTAAAATGCAAAAAAATGCAGGGAGATTTTATACTGTATCCAGGCCACGGCGACAAAACGACGCTAAAGGCCGAGCAGGCGAATTTGGACTTTTGGATAGATATGATAGGCAAAGAGATGAGATTTTAG
- a CDS encoding NAD+ synthase produces the protein MKNYSQISLKLTEFLASYLEKSGAKGFVLGVSGGLDSAVVAALCARTGFETHALLMPTKYSNERNLSDALKLCEDLKITHKIIEIQPILDSFTAQIGEPLSNLRMGNLSARARMCLLYDYSAKVNALVVGTSNKSERLLGYGTIYGDMACALNPIGELFKTEIYELAKELGIDEKIIVKAPSADLWQGQSDEADIGYSYERLDEVLRLAQSKSEAELASEFDPKLVATVFSRMRANKFKLSLPPIASVNGE, from the coding sequence ATGAAAAATTATTCGCAAATCAGCCTAAAGCTAACCGAGTTTTTGGCGAGCTACCTCGAAAAAAGCGGCGCAAAAGGCTTTGTTTTGGGCGTTAGCGGCGGTCTAGACTCTGCCGTCGTAGCCGCTCTTTGCGCGCGCACGGGCTTTGAAACGCATGCGCTTTTGATGCCGACGAAGTACTCGAACGAGCGAAATTTAAGCGACGCGCTAAAGCTTTGCGAAGATCTAAAAATAACGCATAAAATCATCGAAATCCAGCCGATTTTGGATAGCTTTACCGCGCAAATCGGCGAGCCGCTGTCAAATTTGCGCATGGGAAATCTAAGCGCAAGAGCGAGGATGTGCCTGCTTTACGACTATTCGGCAAAGGTAAATGCGTTAGTCGTGGGCACTAGCAACAAAAGTGAGCGCCTTCTTGGATACGGCACGATCTACGGCGATATGGCGTGCGCGCTAAATCCGATTGGCGAGCTCTTTAAGACTGAAATTTACGAGCTGGCTAAAGAGCTTGGTATCGATGAAAAAATCATCGTAAAAGCCCCGTCCGCCGATCTTTGGCAAGGACAAAGCGACGAGGCTGATATAGGCTATAGCTACGAGCGGCTGGATGAGGTCTTGCGTCTGGCGCAGAGTAAAAGCGAGGCCGAGCTAGCGAGCGAATTTGACCCAAAGCTCGTTGCGACGGTGTTTTCAAGAATGAGAGCAAATAAATTTAAACTCTCGCTGCCGCCGATTGCTAGCGTGAACGGCGAGTAA
- a CDS encoding DegT/DnrJ/EryC1/StrS family aminotransferase produces the protein MEEIAFYRPSIDEAETTLIKEALKDHGSAIVERLESELTEYFGVKHAITTNNNSAAHHLALCSMDLKRGDKIICSVNSTPSVAQAIRHFDAEPIFVDINEDDFNMNAESLRNTLKVHNHKKLKGIFVNHVAGQASDMDEIYAIAQEYDVKVLDDAGKSIGLTYNGVKIGSDSRSLISCFNVHSQLTNPIATAGFMLTDDDAVAERARLLRNHAIIKGGIDKDGNLGYVYDVVDIGVKYDLTGLCAAYAVAQFEKTDKFIARRRQIAAIYDKELADCPHVSLPIKKRDHVYIQYIIKIDKNRDGFAKELLERGIHTALHYKPMHLLSYYKSKYGLKVNSFPNALKTYQQVLSLPVYNALSDEEVAYICESVREIAKTRV, from the coding sequence ATGGAAGAGATAGCGTTTTATCGACCGTCCATCGACGAGGCCGAAACCACGCTCATCAAAGAGGCTCTAAAAGACCACGGATCGGCGATCGTGGAGAGGCTTGAGTCCGAGCTTACGGAGTATTTTGGCGTAAAGCACGCCATCACTACAAATAACAACAGCGCCGCCCATCATTTGGCGCTTTGCTCGATGGATCTAAAACGCGGCGACAAGATTATCTGCTCGGTAAACTCCACTCCGAGCGTGGCGCAGGCGATTAGACACTTTGATGCCGAGCCGATATTCGTCGACATCAACGAAGACGACTTTAACATGAACGCCGAGTCGCTACGAAATACGCTAAAAGTGCACAATCATAAAAAGCTAAAAGGTATATTCGTAAACCACGTAGCGGGACAGGCTTCTGATATGGACGAGATTTACGCTATCGCGCAGGAGTACGACGTAAAGGTACTAGACGACGCCGGCAAGTCCATCGGTTTAACCTATAACGGCGTTAAAATCGGCTCCGATAGCCGCTCGCTCATCTCTTGTTTTAACGTGCATTCGCAGCTAACTAACCCGATCGCGACGGCCGGCTTTATGCTGACCGACGACGACGCGGTCGCCGAGCGCGCTAGGCTACTGCGAAACCACGCGATCATAAAAGGCGGCATAGACAAAGACGGCAACCTAGGCTACGTCTACGATGTCGTCGATATCGGCGTGAAGTATGATCTAACCGGGCTTTGCGCGGCGTATGCGGTGGCTCAGTTTGAAAAAACGGATAAATTTATCGCTAGGCGCAGACAGATCGCAGCCATCTACGACAAAGAGCTCGCAGACTGCCCGCACGTCTCGCTACCGATCAAAAAGCGCGATCACGTCTACATCCAGTACATCATCAAGATCGATAAAAACCGCGACGGGTTCGCCAAAGAACTACTAGAGCGCGGCATCCACACGGCGCTTCACTATAAGCCGATGCACCTTTTGAGCTACTATAAAAGCAAATACGGGCTTAAGGTAAATTCCTTCCCGAATGCGCTAAAAACATATCAGCAGGTGCTTTCGCTGCCGGTTTACAACGCGCTTAGCGACGAAGAGGTCGCCTATATCTGCGAGAGCGTGCGAGAGATAGCCAAAACGCGTGTTTAA
- a CDS encoding tetraacyldisaccharide 4'-kinase: MFKRKIYAFAQEYFYAPNLWQKCLAIALLPLSVLYCAGVILKAKFSKALDFGIPIISIGNLTLGGSGKTPLGIAILNEFEGGCVILRGYGRASSGLVKVAISGEILVGVTASGDEAMEYAKSVKNANVIVSENRDVAIKEALNLGTKYVLLDDGFGKFHIKKFNVLIRPSSKPYFDFVLPSGAYRYPSKFYAKADYVVKEGEDFTRTSEILNPTPKMVLVTAIANPQRLEPYFSLCIGCEIYPDHYAFSRDELVEILTRYGATSLLVTRKDAVKMEEFGLPLSVIALKTTLADKFKRIIKEKIL; this comes from the coding sequence GTGTTTAAAAGGAAAATTTACGCCTTCGCGCAGGAGTATTTTTACGCTCCGAATCTGTGGCAAAAGTGCCTAGCTATAGCGCTTTTGCCCTTGAGCGTGCTTTACTGCGCGGGCGTGATTTTAAAGGCGAAATTTAGCAAAGCTTTAGATTTTGGCATCCCGATTATCAGCATCGGGAATTTAACCCTAGGCGGTAGCGGAAAGACGCCGCTTGGTATTGCTATCTTAAACGAATTTGAGGGCGGTTGCGTTATTTTGCGAGGCTACGGCAGAGCTTCAAGCGGCCTCGTCAAGGTCGCGATCTCGGGCGAAATTTTGGTAGGCGTCACGGCTAGCGGCGACGAGGCGATGGAGTACGCAAAAAGCGTAAAAAACGCAAACGTCATCGTGAGCGAAAACCGCGACGTCGCGATAAAAGAAGCCCTAAATTTAGGCACAAAGTACGTGTTGCTCGATGATGGCTTTGGCAAATTTCACATCAAAAAATTTAACGTCCTAATCCGCCCGTCCTCAAAGCCTTATTTTGATTTCGTCCTACCTAGCGGCGCGTATCGCTACCCGAGCAAATTTTACGCCAAAGCCGACTACGTCGTAAAAGAGGGCGAGGATTTTACTCGCACAAGCGAAATTTTAAACCCGACTCCAAAGATGGTTTTGGTCACCGCTATCGCAAATCCGCAGCGCCTGGAGCCTTATTTTAGCCTTTGCATCGGGTGCGAGATATATCCCGATCACTACGCGTTTTCGCGGGATGAGCTGGTAGAAATCCTAACCCGCTACGGCGCGACCTCCCTTTTGGTTACGCGAAAAGATGCCGTAAAGATGGAGGAGTTTGGCCTGCCGCTCTCCGTTATCGCGCTAAAAACGACGCTGGCGGATAAATTTAAACGAATTATCAAAGAGAAAATTCTATAA
- the cutA gene encoding divalent-cation tolerance protein CutA gives MKFVLTSCADKAAAKTLAKKLVKAKFAACISVFKANSVYFWDGEIKDEKERVLLVKTAVKFKKVAKFIAKHHDYDLPEIVAFKADKASKKYKKWIKKESK, from the coding sequence ATGAAATTCGTACTAACTTCTTGCGCCGATAAGGCCGCGGCTAAAACTCTAGCCAAAAAGCTCGTAAAAGCTAAATTTGCCGCTTGCATCAGCGTTTTTAAGGCAAATAGCGTTTATTTTTGGGACGGCGAGATAAAGGATGAAAAGGAGCGGGTTTTGCTCGTAAAAACCGCGGTCAAATTTAAAAAAGTCGCTAAATTTATCGCGAAACATCACGACTACGATCTGCCTGAGATAGTCGCTTTTAAGGCGGATAAAGCTAGCAAAAAATACAAAAAATGGATAAAAAAGGAAAGTAAATGA
- the thrC gene encoding threonine synthase: MKLFQTRASEGESLKSVEFSQALLSPSSAHGGLYAPTQLPQLDANFFAEAVNLTYAQIALKIIEKFGFDADAAMFERAVKRYERFDDPQNPVQVRKIGENLYINELYHGPTRAFKDMALQPFGALLSELAAKRGEKYLIMCATSGDTGPATLETFANAPGVKVVCLYPKDGTSEVQRLQMINADAENLKVIGIEGNFDDAQRALKSLLASEKFKERLSAAGLSLSAANSVNFGRILFQIIYHVYAYVYLLKTGELKGEFDIVVPSGNFGNALGAYYAKKMGAKIGKIKIVSNANNILTEFFTQGRYDLRGKSLVKTISPAMDILVSSNVERLLFDKFGAVRTKELMDSLASDGFYELSSSELNALKEDFDADFCSDEECEKFIKEWAAKGVAVDPHTATCFKAATNLTRPAVITSTAHWVKFAPSMFKALKNETLKDEKSGLEALAAEFDDEVPVAIRSLFAKAAVHNEIAAKSDIEAKILAWIER; this comes from the coding sequence ATGAAGCTATTTCAAACTAGAGCAAGCGAGGGCGAGAGCCTAAAAAGTGTGGAATTTAGCCAGGCGCTACTGAGCCCCAGCTCCGCTCACGGCGGGCTATACGCACCGACGCAGCTACCGCAGCTGGACGCAAATTTCTTTGCAGAGGCGGTAAATTTAACATACGCGCAAATCGCTCTAAAGATCATAGAGAAATTTGGATTTGACGCGGATGCGGCGATGTTTGAGCGGGCGGTGAAGCGGTACGAGAGATTTGACGATCCGCAAAATCCCGTGCAGGTGCGAAAAATCGGCGAAAACCTCTACATAAACGAGCTTTATCACGGGCCTACCCGCGCGTTTAAGGATATGGCGCTACAGCCGTTTGGCGCGCTACTTAGCGAGCTGGCCGCAAAAAGAGGCGAAAAATACCTCATAATGTGCGCGACTAGCGGCGACACGGGACCTGCGACGCTAGAGACATTCGCGAACGCGCCGGGCGTCAAAGTCGTCTGCCTCTACCCAAAAGACGGCACGAGCGAGGTACAGCGCCTACAAATGATAAACGCTGACGCCGAAAACCTCAAAGTAATCGGCATCGAGGGCAACTTCGACGATGCGCAGCGCGCGCTAAAAAGCCTGCTGGCTAGCGAGAAATTTAAAGAGCGCCTAAGCGCTGCCGGACTATCGCTCTCGGCGGCAAATTCGGTAAATTTCGGCCGAATTTTATTTCAGATCATCTATCACGTTTATGCCTACGTTTATCTGCTAAAAACGGGCGAGCTAAAGGGCGAGTTTGACATCGTCGTGCCTAGCGGCAACTTCGGCAACGCACTAGGCGCATACTACGCCAAAAAAATGGGCGCGAAAATCGGCAAAATCAAAATCGTCTCAAACGCAAACAACATCCTGACCGAGTTTTTTACGCAGGGGCGATACGATCTGCGCGGCAAAAGTTTGGTTAAGACGATCAGCCCTGCGATGGATATCCTGGTCTCATCAAACGTCGAGAGGTTGCTTTTTGATAAATTCGGCGCCGTGAGAACCAAAGAGCTGATGGATAGTCTCGCGAGCGATGGTTTTTACGAGCTTTCAAGCAGCGAACTAAACGCGCTAAAAGAGGACTTTGACGCTGATTTCTGTAGCGACGAGGAGTGCGAGAAATTTATAAAAGAGTGGGCGGCAAAAGGCGTCGCAGTCGATCCGCATACGGCCACTTGTTTTAAAGCGGCGACAAATTTAACGCGCCCGGCCGTGATAACGTCGACCGCGCACTGGGTCAAATTTGCTCCGAGTATGTTTAAGGCGCTAAAAAACGAAACGCTAAAAGACGAAAAAAGCGGGCTTGAGGCCTTGGCGGCGGAGTTTGACGACGAAGTGCCCGTCGCGATAAGATCGCTATTTGCAAAAGCCGCCGTGCATAACGAAATCGCCGCAAAAAGCGATATAGAAGCTAAAATTTTAGCTTGGATCGAGCGATGA
- the kdsB gene encoding 3-deoxy-manno-octulosonate cytidylyltransferase has translation MIIIPARLASTRMPNKILREINGVPMFVATARRVSAADEVVIAADDEGVVQIAQKFGFKAVMTSQAHQSGTDRINEAAAILGVKDSEIIINVQADEPFIEPENIVKFREFCEKNAERAFMFSCFKFVGSELADDKNLVKVVTDDAGYALYFSRSRIPFDRAPFDAYKAHLGIYGYSAANLKRFCSFAPSTLENTEKLEQLRALSNGEKILMLEVQSGSIGIDCEEDLQRARAKFGIELD, from the coding sequence ATGATTATCATCCCTGCAAGGCTCGCTTCGACGCGAATGCCTAATAAAATTTTACGCGAAATAAACGGCGTGCCGATGTTTGTCGCTACGGCGCGCAGGGTGAGCGCGGCTGACGAGGTCGTGATCGCCGCAGACGACGAGGGTGTAGTGCAAATCGCGCAAAAATTCGGCTTTAAAGCCGTGATGACGAGCCAGGCGCATCAAAGCGGAACCGACCGCATCAACGAAGCAGCAGCGATACTCGGCGTCAAAGATAGCGAGATCATCATAAACGTGCAGGCCGATGAGCCCTTTATCGAGCCTGAAAATATCGTCAAATTTAGAGAATTTTGCGAGAAAAACGCGGAGAGAGCGTTTATGTTTTCGTGTTTTAAATTTGTCGGCAGCGAGCTAGCGGACGATAAAAACCTGGTCAAGGTAGTGACCGACGACGCGGGATACGCGCTTTATTTTTCGCGCTCGCGCATCCCGTTTGACCGCGCACCGTTTGACGCGTACAAGGCGCATCTGGGCATCTACGGCTATAGCGCGGCAAATTTGAAAAGATTTTGCTCATTTGCACCGTCGACGCTCGAAAATACCGAAAAGCTCGAGCAACTGCGCGCTCTATCAAACGGAGAAAAAATTCTCATGCTCGAAGTGCAAAGCGGGAGTATAGGCATCGACTGCGAGGAGGATCTGCAAAGGGCGCGAGCGAAATTTGGCATTGAGTTAGATTAA